The following proteins are co-located in the Aerosakkonema funiforme FACHB-1375 genome:
- a CDS encoding glycosyltransferase, translating to MNHVPLAILIACYNRRDQTLKCLQALYEQNVSCDVYLVDDASSDGTSDAVRANYPTVKLIAGKGNLFWGGGMRLAFSEALKVGYDYYLWLNDDTTLEADAIGKLLDTHNKLASQGYPNSIVVGSTRDPVSKKPTYGGQVRYNRWRRLKFKLVEAGESPQQCQTMNGNCVLIPAAVAEKVGNIDDAFPHQLGDYDYGLRARQKGCLLWIAPGYIGTCSRNSYGGSWKDSNQPLAKRLEKVFSLKGMEPREWKIYTKRHGGMFWYLYWIFPYLRVIISSVFKQMDYSSTEL from the coding sequence GTGAACCACGTACCCTTAGCGATTTTGATCGCTTGTTACAACAGACGCGACCAAACTTTGAAATGTCTGCAAGCGCTTTACGAGCAAAATGTCAGTTGTGACGTATACCTCGTAGATGACGCTAGTTCTGATGGTACATCGGATGCAGTCAGGGCAAACTATCCGACTGTCAAACTGATTGCAGGCAAGGGCAACTTGTTCTGGGGTGGCGGAATGCGACTGGCATTTTCCGAAGCTCTTAAGGTTGGTTATGACTATTATCTTTGGCTCAATGACGATACCACTCTCGAAGCTGACGCGATCGGCAAACTGCTCGATACCCACAATAAACTTGCATCGCAAGGTTATCCCAATTCGATCGTCGTCGGCTCGACGCGAGATCCCGTCAGTAAAAAGCCTACTTACGGCGGTCAGGTGCGTTACAACCGTTGGCGTCGCCTCAAATTTAAATTGGTAGAAGCGGGGGAGTCACCCCAGCAATGCCAAACAATGAACGGTAACTGCGTGCTAATACCTGCTGCGGTAGCTGAAAAAGTTGGTAATATAGATGATGCTTTCCCCCACCAACTAGGAGATTACGATTACGGACTCAGGGCGCGTCAAAAGGGGTGCTTGCTGTGGATAGCCCCTGGTTACATAGGTACTTGTTCGAGAAACTCCTATGGCGGCAGTTGGAAAGATTCAAACCAACCTTTGGCTAAGCGTTTGGAAAAAGTGTTTAGTTTGAAGGGTATGGAGCCAAGGGAATGGAAAATATATACGAAGAGACATGGCGGAATGTTTTGGTATCTTTATTGGATATTTCCTTACCTACGAGTAATTATTTCGTCAGTGTTCAAACAAATGGACTATTCTTCAACAGAGCTTTAA
- a CDS encoding glycosyltransferase family 4 protein — protein MPHSNLWGGYFRKHGIPWILETNAPLFSESKQQRKTIVLSKIARSLELRAYRECNVLVCISYELKQIIVRELGISPEKIVVIPNGVDVELFDPARYQPKRLFSSFTIGYVGSLYAWQGLNLLLEAIAYLRTEGLDLSLLVVGDGPMQKTWQELAHQLNIAPHVAFVDRIPASEVPAYIAGFDVGYCGQVERETGKIYFSPLKLYEYMAMGKPVIASAFEDTIRVIRNGETGFLFQAGNLSQLKQAISKAYREREHLVARGRLAREKIVTNHSWNARVELMIAEVDRILKASSDEQKIL, from the coding sequence TTGCCGCATTCCAATCTTTGGGGTGGATATTTCAGGAAACATGGCATTCCCTGGATACTAGAAACAAATGCACCCCTATTTTCCGAATCGAAACAGCAGCGCAAAACGATCGTACTCAGCAAAATAGCTCGATCGCTCGAACTGCGAGCTTACCGAGAGTGCAATGTTTTAGTCTGCATTAGCTATGAACTCAAACAAATTATCGTGCGCGAATTGGGCATATCACCGGAAAAAATTGTAGTAATACCCAACGGCGTAGACGTGGAATTATTCGATCCAGCCCGATATCAGCCCAAGCGTTTATTTTCAAGCTTTACCATTGGTTATGTCGGTAGCTTGTATGCTTGGCAAGGATTAAACCTTTTGCTCGAAGCGATCGCCTATCTGCGAACAGAAGGTTTAGATTTATCGCTGCTCGTCGTTGGAGATGGCCCCATGCAAAAAACTTGGCAGGAACTTGCTCACCAGCTAAATATAGCTCCCCACGTAGCATTTGTAGATCGCATACCCGCCTCGGAAGTACCAGCCTATATAGCTGGCTTTGATGTTGGATATTGCGGGCAAGTTGAGCGAGAAACGGGCAAAATATATTTCTCACCCCTGAAACTTTACGAATACATGGCAATGGGAAAACCAGTTATAGCATCTGCCTTTGAGGATACAATCAGAGTAATCCGAAATGGAGAAACTGGCTTTCTATTTCAAGCTGGAAATTTGTCTCAATTAAAACAAGCAATATCAAAAGCATATCGGGAACGAGAGCATTTGGTAGCACGAGGAAGACTGGCACGGGAAAAAATCGTCACCAATCACAGTTGGAACGCTAGAGTAGAATTGATGATTGCAGAAGTCGATCGCATATTAAAGGCAAGCAGTGATGAACAAAAAATCCTATAG
- a CDS encoding WecB/TagA/CpsF family glycosyltransferase, which yields MNKKSYSLVGIWINALSISDLNALIAEAVSSNQSWIIANHNFHSIHIYHRDAKMRAFYALADYIHADSMPLVFLAKLLGYPFQREHRVTYADWTPRLIEEAARQNWRVFYLGSKPGVAQRGAKILQQKFPTLQIATADGYFDTRPDSQENKNVLAKINSFQPHVLMVGMSMPRQEHWVLDNIEGLSTNAILTAGAAIDYIAGEVPTPPRWAGRWGLEWLSRLIAEPNRLWHRYLVEPWFVLALFIIERFKKGN from the coding sequence ATGAACAAAAAATCCTATAGCCTGGTAGGAATATGGATAAATGCACTATCTATTTCCGATTTGAATGCACTCATTGCCGAAGCAGTTAGCAGCAACCAAAGTTGGATTATTGCTAACCACAACTTCCACAGCATTCATATTTATCACCGCGACGCCAAAATGCGTGCTTTTTACGCTTTGGCAGATTACATTCATGCAGATAGTATGCCCCTTGTTTTCTTGGCAAAGCTTTTAGGTTATCCTTTCCAACGAGAACACCGCGTTACTTATGCAGATTGGACGCCTCGGTTGATCGAAGAAGCTGCGCGGCAAAATTGGCGCGTGTTTTATTTGGGATCTAAACCGGGAGTAGCTCAACGAGGAGCTAAAATCTTACAACAAAAGTTTCCCACGTTGCAAATTGCCACAGCAGACGGCTACTTTGATACCCGTCCCGATAGTCAAGAGAACAAAAATGTATTGGCAAAAATTAACAGCTTTCAGCCTCATGTTCTTATGGTAGGCATGAGTATGCCCAGGCAAGAACACTGGGTATTGGATAATATAGAGGGTTTATCTACAAATGCTATTTTGACTGCTGGCGCGGCAATCGATTATATTGCAGGAGAAGTTCCCACTCCCCCCAGGTGGGCTGGCAGATGGGGTCTGGAATGGCTATCTCGCCTGATTGCGGAGCCAAATCGACTTTGGCATCGCTATTTAGTAGAACCTTGGTTTGTCTTAGCATTGTTTATCATCGAAAGATTTAAAAAGGGGAATTAA